tttatttcatcatcATCAATTGCGTTggataaaaaattcaaagtTGTTTGATTAAATGTACATATATCTgcgttttttttaagatttGGAATAATTAATTGGTgtaattcatataaaagaaatcgGAAATTTGTGTCAAATAAAAACTGATTTctgtaaatatttataattgacaaaataatattaataacatATTCTACATGGAAATTAAAACTTCCACATaccaaatatttattataattttcttgaattttttgaaaaaaataaaatgacattaaatatgttttcatataaattaataatttatatgcataagCAAATGGCAaagaaattaatatttcatttaaaatattatttttaatattacaCATTAATTTAACAATAAATTCATATGGATTTTGATTTAATAATTCAGGTCTTGAATTAGGTTTATTTGGAGGTTCTACAAAATTAggtaattcattttttattttggcTTCTTGATATTCtgttaaatttttataatatgtttCTAACAATGTTATTTCTTCTTCTACAATATCTAAATATTCGATTAATTTTTCACTTGATTTTATAACTtcaattgtttttattgttgctttgtttaatataacatttttttcgataGAAGATGGATATGATAAATCATTTCTAGTAGCttctttttctatttctaaatttaattctttttctttttcttcttctaaaaatattaaatcatCTCCTCTTTTCCAACATCGTATACTTTTATGGCTACCCgaagtaataaaaaagttatCATCTAAATTGATAATTAAAGAAGTGAGGTTGCCGAATCTACCATCAATTGTACATATACATTGAAATTTAATAGCGTCccacatttttatatatccatCAGATGATATACTTATCAAATTGTTTGTctcattaaaaaattttattttagttAGTACATCACAATTAATATGtaatcttttatttatactacCATATTCTAAATtccaaataaataaaaatttatctGAAGAACTTGAAgctaatattttgttatctTTAGATATATCCATGCATGTTATTGGTAAACTATGTCCATATAAAGTTAAATGTAATTTCAAAGTATCGCTATATAATACTtcaattaaattatttaaataccctatacatatatattgacCATTTGGTGAATACATAGCACAACTTACTTTATCTGTTAAATTATAGTAATCGATTTCTTTAAATctaattgtatttttattcgaatttattttttctttttcgtCATCACTACTACTATCTTCatctttattattcataaatggtttttcattatataaataacttttgtcattttctttcccttcaatattattagaagtattttcattaatgaGACGAAAAATCTTTAGATAATTTTCCATACCTAcagataaaaaattcattttttgttttggATTTTGACATaaagtaataattttattagcATGAactttgaaaatatattttaattctatatttttcaacTCATATAGCATTATTTCACCAACATCATTgcttattattatatattcatctTGCTCACAAAAAATAGCGCTTGTGCATCCTTCTAATTTTAgtgttattatattttgatagttttttaaattcCATATTTTCACACACTTTTTACATATCgaaattaaatattcattGTTTTctgataaattaataaaatcaaCAGAATTGCTATGCCCATTGTTAATTTGGCATATTTCTTTAAGACACTTAGAATAGTCATATATTACTTTTTCCACTATTTTTTCTGTTAACTCATTTTTCTCACCATTTTCatcttcatcattttcatcgtcatcattttcatcttcatcattttcatccTCTTTTTCctcatcattttcatccTCTTTTTCctcatcattttcatccTCTTTTTCctcatcattttcatccTCTTTTTCCTCGCCAGTTTGGTTGGCCATTGATAGGGAATTGATGCCTTGTTGACTTTCATCCTTCTTCAGAATAAACATATCttgattatttaaaatgtcAAAGAGGTTAATTTGAAATACATTCAAACTATTAGTTGTATATGACACCAAAAGATAAGCACATGTATCTGTTTTCctctttttatatatatctatattttgcaatttatatttacaagTATAATGAAAGAcatatttaatttcatCTTTTACAGTATGgatatcatatttattatgaatAGATAATTCATATTCAATTTGGTTTAACTTTTGagttatattaatataatctATACTTGTTTTTCCTTTGAATTTTAATATCTTTGTTTGCTCGTtaataatatcatttttttttttttttaattttgctatatatcttttttttttttttttttccgattttttttgattttgtattgaatttattttatatatttctattttttttaaattagaACAACAAATAAGAATACCATTATTATCCCCATTTATAGAATAGCTAGTTCTGTTGCAAATCCTATTTGTATTGTCTAGCGAATTATTTAGaatgttaatttttttttcttgttCTATATCTTTTGAATTTTCGTTATTACCATTAGTTTGTTCGTTATTTATCAAATCATCTATCGATTCTTCATTTTGAGACATAAGAAGCTGTATATCTTCAGGTTTTTGACCACGGTTATCTTCAActaataaacatattttcatatttactattttacaattatttGATCTTTTAATTACAGATAAAaaactaatatatatttttgaattagtgaatttatcttttatatttgaaaataaatcaattttatatattcttaaTGTATTATTACATGCTACTATTAATCGAGTATTAGTTTCGTTAACTACTAAACAGTTAATTTCATCTTCACAATCAACAATAGTTTGAACACacatttgtatatttaaatcCCATAACTTAATTAATCCATCTTTAGATGCACTaactaataaattattatttataaaattatctACATCactattttctatttctaAAAATTCAATATCATTGACAGCATTAGTATGTCCTTCTAATTTATACATACCTTTATCATTGACTATATCccataatattatatttgtatctTTACTACATGAACATAAATAGTTCCCCttgttaaattttaatttacaaATAGCTGATGTATGTCCACTAAAAgttgataatattttattttgaaaaatatcaaataatCTAATTGATCCATTCATATATCCAACTgccaaaatatttttatttttttcacttaAACACATATATGTTACAtgatatgtaaaaaaataatatggaGGTACAAATGGGattgtcatttttttttttatttctttttcttgAATATTCCACAAACTTACTTCTTCATCATGGCCTATGAtcaaaaaaaggaaaaaggAAATGAGATGGttcaaatgaaaaaaaacaaatataatgaatttacttaataattttttgtttttaccAGTTAATATATGGTtggtattaaaaaaaatacaattcGAACTTCGGGAATTTACAATCCCAAAACAATCTTCGAATTCATATCTATCATAAGACTTTaccatatttatttaaaaaaatatataaatttaaaaagatatttatttacaacATAAAAGATTGTGAAACAAATCcatttacaaaatttgaaaatatcatcaataaaaatttttaatacattttttgctgcctattatatttcataaattatatatgatatttgtatatacataactaagaacatataaataaataaatatatatatatatatatatatattagtgtaattaattcaaatatatcTATTAACTTCTTTCTTAATTATGAGATATGTAAATGTATTTTCTCTGTTGCTAAGTCAAAGTTTCTATTgttgtataataaaaatgcattgatatatttgatttttttttttttttaaaaacagtcaaatattttcatttaaatatttccaACATCGATGTATTGTAActatatatcattaatcattttttattatttacccaaatttttaaaaatattaacatacattttatatagatactttatttaattccgcatattatatttatagtcGAGTAAAATTTCTCTTCACTTTTggcaatttttttttttttttttttttttaaatatttaatactTCGGTAACatgaataatttataaaatatattttttactatttttaaataaaaaatgtttattttatttgggAAATTTTTCCTGACCAATAGGAGAtaattaacaatttttctTCCCtccatataaataattatccTCACTTTAAAATGATTGTTTTCCCGTATTTTTAAGTTCTCATTTGTTTATGTAAAGAATTTGATAAGTTTGATGTTTCAGCTATTAagctattttttaaataacaaaCTTGAGGctctcaaaaaaaattaatacatattatataaatatgcaaatTTATACCAAGGGTATAATAGTAGACCAGGAttaagataaaaaataaaatattaatatagtagaaatatatattatatatatttgcaactcttttctttataatcgaaaaaataaatgtatcgatatttttcattatgcTCAGAACATTGAATATTTGATAACaatttctaaaaaaatggaaaatagCAATTcgtttaattataaaatcacaaaaattaatgatttAAGTAATATGACAAATAACCCTAAATCAACTAATGGTAAAAAAACGAATATTGAAAatcaatataatattatagatcaaaaaaggaaaaaggaaattacccattttaataaattaaaatataaaggaTACGAAAAAGAGTTAAACGAAAATTGTAAAGACTATTTAAATGAAGACAATTTTATTGAACAATTTTGCCAAGACTTAAGTAATGAATtcgaagaaaatataaaagaaacaaACTTATTAAGTGATATAgacaataattttatttttaaaaaaaaaatttatgaaaagAATATTGCACAAATAGAAAAGCAAAtacaaacaaataaattaaacagacttattaaaacaaatgaaaTTATGATAGAAATGCTtacattaataaaaaatcgaaaattaaatacaaaatcatttttttaacactccgcttatttaaatagttttagatttatttattatttttttttatcactattattcatttttttgttttactcatatctttaatatattatttagtTTCTTTTATTCTCAAAggtatattataattcaaaaaatattaacacatagctataaaatatgcacatatgtataaaatgATAATCAAAAGTTTATCAAAAATGTGTGGATATGTTATGTATACATACAAAATCAAATAGTAGGGCATAAACAACCCCCAAATTTACTTTACTTGATtggtatatattttttttgtaaaaatgttattatttttataattattagcATTTCAACGTGAGCATTCATTAAATGTAAAGATAAGGTTTTGAAAAAATCTATCCTCTTTTTGCTTTCATCTTCTGTGATAGCATAGTGTCAAATATTTCCTgagtattttttatgtgaCTTTCCATATAATctatgttattattttttttgaaattttgCAAAAAATTGCAAAATGTTTCTTTTTGCTTAAATGCTGAATGATATTTCTTTAACATGCCTTCGATGCTTTTCTTGGGAACAATATCataagtaaataaaaaaaaagtgttGATTATGTTTAGCCTGTTTTCTAGtctattttcaaaataatcaaaatttaATAGAACTAAAAGAAAGGACCGTAATCTATTCCatacttttaaataaaGTTCTATCGTTTTTTTCTGGTCATTGCTTATTGTTTCGTAAcatttgtaaaataaaaaaatattttttataaaattattaaaatctGTATACTCAATATCGAGCTTTTTCATTGATATGGTATACTCAACCATATCGAGAAAATATCTGAAGagtgtgaaaaaaaaattattacaaaaatgaataagtgtgcattatgcatataaaaacGAGAATACTATTTCGTCAAAAGATAAGACAATAACTATACGactgaaaataataaatattttttaaataccGCATACTTACATTgttaaatgaataataatactgaTATAGGAGGTCCAttccctttttttattttccaatTGGATATTATTACTAATGGTATGatcattttttgaaaattcatttttttttgttatttcaatttcatttataaattttatagaattaattatttcaatACATTTTGTTGTATttgatattaatatatcCCAACCGCAGGAAATGTTATGTTgcttaaaatatatattaaaacccaaaaaaaagaatgaGACATATAAGCACATATacttttctatttttattttatcatataatggtaattttacaatatttatatccattttatttatttttttttcaccaTTATCTTTTGATATTAACTGTACaggtaaaataaaatcctTCATATAAATCTTTTCAAAcatatgtaataatatataattaaatttacaaataaaattgtgtattatatttccataatttttaaatattgaattatgatattttttttttttaacaattaTAGACAAAAAAATCAATGCATTCATTTCTTTCTGATTCTTTAActgctttttttttaattttttttttttctcttctTCATTGTCatcaataatataatcTGCTTCATTTgtctttttgtttttacaTTGTTTTTCTATTCCTTCTTTTGTGATAGATTTGTTATCAGATTTTTCAATTGTATCACTATAACTGCTATTACTAGCAATATCACTAAAGATTCCATCACATCCACTATATGATGTATTGTCTATTTCTTCAGAATTGTTTGGTGTAATAATTTCATTAACATTTAAATAAGAAAACATATATTCAGTTGATTTATTTAAGcattcaatattatttttaaaaaatgtttctAACATTCcccatttaaaaaataaaggaataatatatgatttacatatattttcattttttattttatacaaaCTATTTAATTGTCTACAAccatatttatgtatacctaaataattatccatatctaaatttatatgttttaatattttaaaataatatggttccattaatgtatttatgctgtctataaaaaaattttctgAAAATtgtgtttttaaaaattcttGAACATGTTCAGAATTACATATTTCTATTTCTTCGTcagtttttaattttaaaaaattatgtatacatattaaaAGAGATGAATATcgaataatttttttatttaaaataggatcttttaacaaaaaatattttttaagataatttttacaatgaatattatttttatcttcattttttttgagcaaaaacatattatcCTCTTCTCTCAATTTAATATTCGTTATTTCAAACAACACACAAGCCAAATTGTACCTATCAATTAATTTCAGATTAGTAGAAAATCTACTTATGCATATCATCAAAACAGGAAATTCATTTAACAAGTTGatacaattttttgtttgttcTTTTATATCACAATCCCACATAGAATAAGTTATTAAATTTGAGGCCAACCTTAAAAATTCGcaaatttctttattatttattttttcatggTACTCCTGttttaaatatgataattttttaatacagcattcaatattaaatgtgaaaaaatCTTTTgttattcttttatttaattcattgTAATCAATTTCATTAGAAAAAATCGggtttaaatttttatttaattctaatacaagaataataaaattttttcgAACTCTTAAgcatttatcatttataagATATTTAATCCTATCAAATATttgcataaatattttattgatttttttattctttgcCATTTCACAGAAACCTAAAACCACCTCCGTTTTGACATTGTCATAACTTTTACCCCTTAAaagtttatttattaaaatatcaaataattttgttctTTTCTCTTCACTTATTATTTCCCATAATTCGTTTATAACCTATTACAGAAAAGGTGAATTATTTATCTGTCTTATGTGTGCAGCtagcttttttttttttttttttttcttacaTAACAAATGCATTTGGCTATTGCTTGTAAAACACATGAATTTTCATCTTCGCACAAATCAAAAAGGGCATTATAGGCTCTtgaaaaggaaataaacacaaatatacatattaagACATATgtatgcacatatatattggtattattttttatatgcaatcaattaaaataatttttattaataaaacattgGCTAACTTTTCCATTTCttgtaaataatttatgttttttatacagGGGTCCTAATTTTGGCGGTTTTAGCAAATTTGtcaaaagaataaaaacaaagcgtatatgtattatagCCATAAAAAAACTAAGTGTTGTTTACACATTTTTTCAGCATAAATTATCACTATTAATACAatgtattttataatatccacatatatttaaataaaaaggtGTAAGATTTAATTTACCACAACAGGAAAAATCAGCTGGAAAATGCACACGGTGTTAAATCGAATTTTCCAGTTGGCAGACTGAAGGgggaaataaaatatgccACATATAATGCTAGCAgaaataatagaaatatatattatttcgtATATTATGTTTTCATCTCGTTGAATTACCATTAAGCTTCGCCAAATAACTGgatcatatattttgaaaattaaattattaacacTTTTGTCCCTTTTATAGagtaagaaaaaaaagtggTTATGAAATAGAAAGATAAtacacaatttttttacaaatatattgttcgatatatataatattacatatttatttaccCCTTATTTG
This DNA window, taken from Plasmodium berghei ANKA genome assembly, chromosome: 13, encodes the following:
- a CDS encoding condensin-2 complex subunit G2, putative, with the translated sequence MYQKVLDNIKELPEFKLLCKKKTELTNIFKSCKNKEIGEIWIYLGNKLEEHINHEKLNFDEENKTLLFLEEKDRQYLLCCISFIFLYLQHLENNEKKNKHISFDEYFEALFNKIIELQFILSDKEVRESFGKCLLHICELNLKDNIFFENIKINVLLFLLWRCCSSEGKSVDISKLKKYKDFCKYIKWDMPEKKTDSFCILCSYSLNLSKFYENADGKLFLSYVWLQHESIASHLFSKMVHNIVLLSYESINHYCEIIYMTWKNCSSEMQIVIESQIEYLVQFSIKCPIKIASRFRYLLNIFHTNKGDKSVNNLIFKIYDPVIWRSLMSANWKIRFNTVCIFQLIFPVVDPCIKNINYLQEMEKAYNALFDLCEDENSCVLQAIAKCICYVINELWEIISEEKRTKLFDILINKLLRGKSYDNVKTEVVLGFCEMAKNKKINKIFMQIFDRIKYLINDKCLRVRKNFIILVLELNKNLNPIFSNEIDYNELNKRITKDFFTFNIECCIKKLSYLKQEYHEKINNKEICEFLRLASNLITYSMWDCDIKEQTKNCINLLNEFPVLMICISRFSTNLKLIDRYNLACVLFEITNIKLREEDNMFLLKKNEDKNNIHCKNYLKKYFLLKDPILNKKIIRYSSLLICIHNFLKLKTDEEIEICNSEHVQEFLKTQFSENFFIDSINTLMEPYYFKILKHINLDMDNYLGIHKYGCRQLNSLYKIKNENICKSYIIPLFFKWGMLETFFKNNIECLNKSTEYMFSYLNVNEIITPNNSEEIDNTSYSGCDGIFSDIASNSSYSDTIEKSDNKSITKEGIEKQCKNKKTNEADYIIDDNEEEKKKKLKKKQLKNQKEMNALIFLSIIVKKKKYHNSIFKNYGNIIHNFICKFNYILLHMFEKIYMKDFILPVQLISKDNGEKKINKMDINIVKLPLYDKIKIEKYMCLYVSFFFLGFNIYFKQHNISCGWDILISNTTKCIEIINSIKFINEIEITKKNEFSKNDHTISNNIQLENKKREWTSYISIIIHLTIYFLDMVEYTISMKKLDIEYTDFNNFIKNIFLFYKCYETISNDQKKTIELYLKVWNRLRSFLLVLLNFDYFENRLENRLNIINTFFLFTYDIVPKKSIEGMLKKYHSAFKQKETFCNFLQNFKKNNNIDYMESHIKNTQEIFDTMLSQKMKAKRG
- a CDS encoding U3 small nucleolar RNA-associated protein 12, putative, yielding MVKSYDRYEFEDCFGIVNSRSSNCIFFNTNHILTGHDEEVSLWNIQEKEIKKKMTIPFVPPYYFFTYHVTYMCLSEKNKNILAVGYMNGSIRLFDIFQNKILSTFSGHTSAICKLKFNKGNYLCSCSKDTNIILWDIVNDKGMYKLEGHTNAVNDIEFLEIENSDVDNFINNNLLVSASKDGLIKLWDLNIQMCVQTIVDCEDEINCLVVNETNTRLIVACNNTLRIYKIDLFSNIKDKFTNSKIYISFLSVIKRSNNCKIVNMKICLLVEDNRGQKPEDIQLLMSQNEESIDDLINNEQTNGNNENSKDIEQEKKINILNNSLDNTNRICNRTSYSINGDNNGILICCSNLKKIEIYKINSIQNQKKSEKKKKKRYIAKLKKKKNDIINEQTKILKFKGKTSIDYINITQKLNQIEYELSIHNKYDIHTVKDEIKYVFHYTCKYKLQNIDIYKKRKTDTCAYLLVSYTTNSLNVFQINLFDILNNQDMFILKKDESQQGINSLSMANQTGEEKEDENDEEKEDENDEEKEDENDEEKEDENDEDENDDDENDEDENGEKNELTEKIVEKVIYDYSKCLKEICQINNGHSNSVDFINLSENNEYLISICKKCVKIWNLKNYQNIITLKLEGCTSAIFCEQDEYIIISNDVGEIMLYELKNIELKYIFKVHANKIITLCQNPKQKMNFLSVGMENYLKIFRLINENTSNNIEGKENDKSYLYNEKPFMNNKDEDSSSDDEKEKINSNKNTIRFKEIDYYNLTDKVSCAMYSPNGQYICIGYLNNLIEVLYSDTLKLHLTLYGHSLPITCMDISKDNKILASSSSDKFLFIWNLEYGSINKRLHINCDVLTKIKFFNETNNLISISSDGYIKMWDAIKFQCICTIDGRFGNLTSLIINLDDNFFITSGSHKSIRCWKRGDDLIFLEEEKEKELNLEIEKEATRNDLSYPSSIEKNVILNKATIKTIEVIKSSEKLIEYLDIVEEEITLLETYYKNLTEYQEAKIKNELPNFVEPPNKPNSRPELLNQNPYEFIVKLMCNIKNNILNEILISLPFAYAYKLLIYMKTYLMSFYFFQKIQENYNKYLVCGSFNFHVEYVINIILSIINIYRNQFLFDTNFRFLLYELHQLIIPNLKKNADICTFNQTTLNFLSNAIDDDEINDELNFDLNSKQKEDKFKHHKIEKQTQ